AGTCACTATACCACAATTACCCTGTCCGAACTTTCAAAAATTTTTCATTATTCTGTGCCTTATCTGTCAAAAATAATAAAGGAAACTACAGACCAGTCATTTTCTTCTGTAGTCCGAAAATTAAAAATGAGAGCGGCAGTTCAATTGTTAGAAACAACAAATGATTCTATCGAAAAAATAGCAGAAGATGTCGGCTATAACAGTTCCGATCATTTTTACAGAGTATTTACTGATTATTATGGAATGTCTCCAACAAAGTATCGAAAAATTCATCAAGAAACTTGAAAATTTTTTTCAAAAAATGTTGACTTTTCTTCTCAAAAGTTGTATATTCTAATTACAGTAATTGTTACTATTATTGTTTAAGTTTTAAGGAGGGATTCCCAATGGCAACATTAAAATTCAGCCGACAACGAGAATCCATCAAACAGTATCTGGCCTCGACTAAAGAGCATCCAACTGCCGACATGGTTTATATGCATGTAAAGGAAGATTATCCTAACATCAGTCTTGGAACTGTATATCGGAATTTGAATCTTCTTACGGACATTGGTGAAGCATTGAAAATCGCCACTCCAGATGGAGCCGACAGATTTGATGGATGTGTCAAGCCACACAATCATTTTTTCTGCACTGAGTGCAGACGGGTTCTTGACCTTGACCTGGATATGAAGGAAATCGAACAGATAAACAAGGCAGCCGCCTCGAATTTCGACGGTATTATAGAATCCAGTAACACTATTTTTTATGGTAAATGCGGTGACTGCATAAAATAGCTATAAACTCACAGATTTCTGCGAATTATAACTATGAAAGGTCTTAATTATACCAAAATTTCATTTTAAGAAAAGGAGAACAAAATTATGAAAAAATTTGTATGTACAGTATGCGGATACGTTCACGAAGGAGATGCTG
This Ruminococcus hominis DNA region includes the following protein-coding sequences:
- a CDS encoding Fur family transcriptional regulator, whose product is MATLKFSRQRESIKQYLASTKEHPTADMVYMHVKEDYPNISLGTVYRNLNLLTDIGEALKIATPDGADRFDGCVKPHNHFFCTECRRVLDLDLDMKEIEQINKAAASNFDGIIESSNTIFYGKCGDCIK